GTCACTGCCTCGCCAAAGGCGGCGATCCCCGCCGCATGATGGCCGAGCTGCTCGGCAGGGCGGCGGGGTACTGCAAAGGCAAAGGCGGTTCGATGCACATCGCCGATGTGGACGCCGGCATCCTCGGGGCGAACGGCATCGTCGGCGGCGGGATCGGCCTCGCCACCGGCGCGGCCCTGGCGACGAAACTGGCCGGCCGTGACGAGGTCGCGATCTGCTTCTTCGG
The sequence above is a segment of the bacterium genome. Coding sequences within it:
- a CDS encoding thiamine pyrophosphate-dependent enzyme, producing the protein MLRMMLRIRRFDERAFDLYREGAMRGTTHPYIGMEAVAVGACAALRPGDRITSTHRGHGHCLAKGGDPRRMMAELLGRAAGYCKGKGGSMHIADVDAGILGANGIVGGGIGLATGAALATKLAGRDEVAICFFG